A window of the Zeugodacus cucurbitae isolate PBARC_wt_2022May chromosome 4, idZeuCucr1.2, whole genome shotgun sequence genome harbors these coding sequences:
- the Map7d2_1 gene encoding MAP7 domain-containing protein 1 isoform X7 gives MASLVGEQQISSNNQEAEPVQKVDSREGSVERKVCKDRDEKLKLARERQNEERQRKIEELKAQAEAAQRYREQKEEERRRRIDEIRQRDTEKRHQVEERKRAITEAEKERREYILRKNQERESRLETKKGPRSTVAFAFGSSTPRLLEPDFGLVSPSTYLGHRRSTSISNVTGASLSRRSSERELNDSGAKKRATSAGGTDRHEGRAFSMSRLDQLAQPIRRNGEHIRAILERERREQMELLDETESLGGGRRRGSKPRHGSGSSSAGAGGGSGPMSRSMTHLASGRAKYTLSSSTGGSGGGVGVMSNSFRPLSGGQRDTTCSRSGNVTPGGNISTSRPGSAMSTSTNLSTSGYVARRSVPATRKQRPASIAGTGMSLEDLNKHKKDNRPPVKASTPSSTTTSAQNTPKRTSNLMSTSMIVSSSSRLSSAEKKTPAKRESATPKSSSTPKSLSKTSSSDRLNRASKDLMSKSLISPSPSQTLSRSEKDKSSTIERKKEDVPAPPVQSKEEKNSLNIAKSEAESTAEALAAPIELAPAAAETVNSDHVATTAESVEAVAPETTVNETATQQLVDAEPVELNQAGTAVLPPVQQQQTAVAQPQPQPQPRSQNGSKENSEVRELTPPTQNGENNDLMTASMIARSKITTEEEAKAALAERRRLAREEAERQAELERQRLEAERLAELKRQEEEAERQRAFEEEANRLAQEQRRAEEERLRQAIEEAKQKEEEERRKREDEEKQRVQREEAEKKAKEEAEKQRIEVAERLKREEKEREERRKRVEAIMSRTRKGASGGGSATTPNSTPVKESTTPKSAADNLQQQTQQEQSFTTTTTAVTNAVSSTDSSSTSGSTTTATTPNPPQNIAAVPTAVVSVVPTNEKVEPQNTQAMYEQAVIDKEAALINSFSNMLIDENAKNLHQHQQQQQQQHFQQPTQILEVSNGKLPINSDVLLQNTTTTATTINTTAVANGNGHHIENLNNKNDINNLQDAVTPANQLIDLSIESQDINNAVNFNNNNSLLNTTTTATLVTADSHDNKDISLL, from the exons atggcGAGTCTTGTGGGCGAACAgcaaatttcatcaaataatCAAGAAG CTGAACCAGTTCAGAAAGTCGATAGCCGAGAAGGCAGTGTCGAACGCAAAg TGTGTAAAGACCGTGACGAGAAGCTAAAGTTGGCACGGGAGCGTCAAAATGAAGAAAGACAAAGGAAAATCGAAGAGCTAAAAGCGCAAGCGGAAGCGGCGCAACGATATCGCGAACAAAAAGAAGAGGAACGTCGCCGCCGCATAGATGAGATACGACAACGCGACACGGAGAAGCGACACCAAGTCGAAGAACGTAAACGCGCCATAACCGAGGCGGAAAAGGAGCGCCGCGAATATATATTGCGGAAGAATCAG GAACGCGAATCCCGCTTGGAAACAAAGAAAGGTCCCCGCAGTACAGTGGCCTTTGCTTTTGGCTCATCCACACCACGCCTACTGGAGCCCGATTTTGGACTGGTATCGCCAAGCACTTATCTGGGTCATCGACG ATCGACGTCGATCTCGAATGTTACTGGTGCTTCATTATCACGTCGTAGTTCTGAACGTGAACTGAACGACAGTGGTGCCAAGAAGCGAGCAACATCAGCCGGTGGCACGGATCGGCATGAAG GACGTGCCTTCTCCATGAGTCGTCTGGACCAATTGGCTCAACCGATTCGTCGCAATGGCGAGCACATACGCGCCATACTCGAACGTGAGCGTCGCGAACAGATGGAACTCTTGGACGAAACCGAGTCGCTGGGCGGTGGACGAAGGCGCGGCAGCAAACCACGACACGGCAGCGGTAGCAGTAGTGCCGGCGCCGGTGGTGGCAGCGGCCCTATGTCGCGCAGCATGACACATTTGGCCAGCGGACGCGCCAAATACACGCTCAGCAGCAGCACAggcggcagcggcggcggcgttgGCGTCATGTCGAACAGTTTTCGTCCACTGAGCGGTGGCCAACGTGATACCACTT GTTCACGTTCTGGAAATGTCACCCCAGGCGGCAACATCAGCACTTCAAGACCGGGTAGTGCAATGTCCACATCCACAAATTTATCCACATCTGGTTACGTGGCTAGAAGATCCGTACCGGCTACACGTAAGCAACGGCCAGCCAGTATTGCCGGTACTGGCATGTCGCTGGAGG AcctaaataaacacaaaaaagatAATAGGCCGCCAGTGAAGGCTTCAACGCCTTCATCTACGACAACATCAGCACAAAATACCCCCAAACGAACATCAAATTTGATGTCAACCTCAATGATTGTGTCATCGTCTTCACGTTTGTCCAGCGCTGAGAAGAAAACCCCAGCTAAACGG GAGTCAGCGACACCCAAATCATCCTCCACACCCAAATCGCTTTCGAAGACGTCCAGTTCGGATCGCTTGAATAGAGCTAGCAAGGATTTAATGAGCAAATCGTTAATCTCACCTTCTCCGAGTCAGACACTTTCACGAAGTGAAAAAGACAAGTCGTCAACAATTGAACGCAAGAAAGAGGACGTTCCTGCTCCTCCGGTGCAAAGCAAAGAAGAAAAGAACTCTTTGAATATTGCGAAATCCGAGGCTGAGTCTACGGCCGAAGCACTTGCTGCACCGATTGAGCTAGCTCCAGCCGCAGCTGAAACAGTGAACTCAGATCATGTAGCAACTACAGCTGAAAGTGTAGAAGCTGTGGCGCCAGAGACAACTGTTAATGAAACAGCAACGCAGCAGTTGGTCGATGCTGAGCCTGTAGAGTTGAATCAAGCCGGCACCGCTGTCTTGCCGCCAgtacagcaacagcaaacagcAGTAGCACAGCCACAGCCCCAACCACAACCACGCTCGCAAAACGGCAGCAAAGAGAACTCGGAAGTGCGTGAGCTTACGCCCCCAACACAAAATGGTGAGAATAATGATTTGATGACCGCCTCAATGATCGCCAGAAGCAAGATCACAACCGAAGAGGAGGCGAAGGCCGCATTGGCTGAACGTCGTCGTTTGGCACGTGAGGAGGCTGAGCGACAGGCCGAATTGGAGCGTCAACGCCTCGAGGCCGAACGTCTTGCCGAACTGAAACGTCAAGAGGAGGAGGCCGAACGTCAACGCGCTTTCGAAGAGGAAGCCAATCGTTTAGCTCAGGAACAACGTCGTGCCGAGGAAGAGCGTTTGCGCCAAGCTATTGAA gagGCAaagcaaaaagaagaagaagagcgtCGCAAACGTGAAGATGAAGAGAAGCAACGCGTACAACGCGAGGAGGCCGAAAAGAAGGCCAAGGAGGAAGCGGAGAAACAACGCATTGAGGTTGCCGAACGTCTTAAACGAGAGGAAAAGGAGCGCGAAGAACGACGCAAACGCGTTGAGGCGATCATGTCGCGCACACGTAAAGGTGCCAGTGGTGGAGGTAGCGCGACAACACCCAACTCCACGCCAGTAAAG GAAAGCACAACGCCCAAATCGGCAGCTGACAATTTGCAACAGCAAACTCAACAGGAACAATCctttacaactacaacaactgcaGTGACTAATGCTGTCAGCAGCACTGATAGCAGCTCAACATCGGGCTCCACAACGACTGCGACCACACCAAATCCGCCACAAAACATTGCCGCCGTTCCCACAGCTGTGGTGAGCGTGGTGCCCACAAATGAGAAGGTGGAGCCGCAAAATACGCAGGCTATGTACGAGCAAGCTGTAATTGACAAGGAAGCTGCGCTTATAAACAGTTTCTCCAATATGCTGATAGATGAGAATGCGAAAAATCTccatcaacatcaacaacaacagcaacagcaacatttcCAGCAACCAACACAAATTCTCGAGGTGAGCAATGGAAAATTGCCAATTAACAGTGATGTGCTATTGCAAaataccacaacaacagcaacaacaataaatacgacTGCCGTTGCAAACGGCAACGGCCATCACATCGAAAATttgaacaacaaaaa TGATATCAATAACCTGCAGGATGCCGTAACACCAGCAAATCAGTTAATTGATTTAAGCATTGAGTCACAAGATATCAACAATGCAGTtaacttcaacaacaacaacagtttgttaaacacaacaacaaccgcaacacTAGTCACTGCAGATAGTCACGATAATAAAg ATATTTCACTGCTGTGA
- the Map7d2_1 gene encoding inner centromere protein A isoform X4 has product MASLVGEQQISSNNQEAEPVQKVDSREGSVERKVCKDRDEKLKLARERQNEERQRKIEELKAQAEAAQRYREQKEEERRRRIDEIRQRDTEKRHQVEERKRAITEAEKERREYILRKNQERESRLETKKGPRSTVAFAFGSSTPRLLEPDFGLVSPSTYLGHRRSTSISNVTGASLSRRSSERELNDSGAKKRATSAGGTDRHEDDSVDSHATQIVFRSVARRKTDLMPTIPSPRDGHYGSRSSLSHTPRTPGRAFSMSRLDQLAQPIRRNGEHIRAILERERREQMELLDETESLGGGRRRGSKPRHGSGSSSAGAGGGSGPMSRSMTHLASGRAKYTLSSSTGGSGGGVGVMSNSFRPLSGGQRDTTCKSLTQLNNSWSSATPRSNLGLQTAATRKYLQSSLASSPSAIGTKRSEQLLNHLTNPYRFDPNSLLIMNSSFSITTGSRSGNVTPGGNISTSRPGSAMSTSTNLSTSGYVARRSVPATRKQRPASIAGTGMSLEDLNKHKKDNRPPVKASTPSSTTTSAQNTPKRTSNLMSTSMIVSSSSRLSSAEKKTPAKRESATPKSSSTPKSLSKTSSSDRLNRASKDLMSKSLISPSPSQTLSRSEKDKSSTIERKKEDVPAPPVQSKEEKNSLNIAKSEAESTAEALAAPIELAPAAAETVNSDHVATTAESVEAVAPETTVNETATQQLVDAEPVELNQAGTAVLPPVQQQQTAVAQPQPQPQPRSQNGSKENSEVRELTPPTQNGENNDLMTASMIARSKITTEEEAKAALAERRRLAREEAERQAELERQRLEAERLAELKRQEEEAERQRAFEEEANRLAQEQRRAEEERLRQAIEEAKQKEEEERRKREDEEKQRVQREEAEKKAKEEAEKQRIEVAERLKREEKEREERRKRVEAIMSRTRKGASGGGSATTPNSTPVKESTTPKSAADNLQQQTQQEQSFTTTTTAVTNAVSSTDSSSTSGSTTTATTPNPPQNIAAVPTAVVSVVPTNEKVEPQNTQAMYEQAVIDKEAALINSFSNMLIDENAKNLHQHQQQQQQQHFQQPTQILEVSNGKLPINSDVLLQNTTTTATTINTTAVANGNGHHIENLNNKNDINNLQDAVTPANQLIDLSIESQDINNAVNFNNNNSLLNTTTTATLVTADSHDNKDISLL; this is encoded by the exons atggcGAGTCTTGTGGGCGAACAgcaaatttcatcaaataatCAAGAAG CTGAACCAGTTCAGAAAGTCGATAGCCGAGAAGGCAGTGTCGAACGCAAAg TGTGTAAAGACCGTGACGAGAAGCTAAAGTTGGCACGGGAGCGTCAAAATGAAGAAAGACAAAGGAAAATCGAAGAGCTAAAAGCGCAAGCGGAAGCGGCGCAACGATATCGCGAACAAAAAGAAGAGGAACGTCGCCGCCGCATAGATGAGATACGACAACGCGACACGGAGAAGCGACACCAAGTCGAAGAACGTAAACGCGCCATAACCGAGGCGGAAAAGGAGCGCCGCGAATATATATTGCGGAAGAATCAG GAACGCGAATCCCGCTTGGAAACAAAGAAAGGTCCCCGCAGTACAGTGGCCTTTGCTTTTGGCTCATCCACACCACGCCTACTGGAGCCCGATTTTGGACTGGTATCGCCAAGCACTTATCTGGGTCATCGACG ATCGACGTCGATCTCGAATGTTACTGGTGCTTCATTATCACGTCGTAGTTCTGAACGTGAACTGAACGACAGTGGTGCCAAGAAGCGAGCAACATCAGCCGGTGGCACGGATCGGCATGAAG ACGATAGCGTCGATAGTCATGCAACACAAATCGTGTTTAGAAGTGTAGCCCGCAGAAAAACCGATTTGATGCCGACAATACCCAGCCCCAGGGACGGGCATTACGGTTCCAGATCGTCACTGAGCCACACGCCACGCACCCCAG GACGTGCCTTCTCCATGAGTCGTCTGGACCAATTGGCTCAACCGATTCGTCGCAATGGCGAGCACATACGCGCCATACTCGAACGTGAGCGTCGCGAACAGATGGAACTCTTGGACGAAACCGAGTCGCTGGGCGGTGGACGAAGGCGCGGCAGCAAACCACGACACGGCAGCGGTAGCAGTAGTGCCGGCGCCGGTGGTGGCAGCGGCCCTATGTCGCGCAGCATGACACATTTGGCCAGCGGACGCGCCAAATACACGCTCAGCAGCAGCACAggcggcagcggcggcggcgttgGCGTCATGTCGAACAGTTTTCGTCCACTGAGCGGTGGCCAACGTGATACCACTTGTAAGAGTTTAACACAGTTGAACAATTCGTGGTCGAGCGCTACACCGCGCTCGAATTTGGGCTTACAAACGGCTGCTACTAGAAAGTATCTGCAATCATCATTAGCTTCATCACCATCAGCGATTGGGACTAAACGCAGCGAGCAGCTACTAAATCATCTTACTAACCCCTACCGTTTCGATCCAAACTCATTATTGATCATGAATTCTAGTTTCTCAATAACaacag GTTCACGTTCTGGAAATGTCACCCCAGGCGGCAACATCAGCACTTCAAGACCGGGTAGTGCAATGTCCACATCCACAAATTTATCCACATCTGGTTACGTGGCTAGAAGATCCGTACCGGCTACACGTAAGCAACGGCCAGCCAGTATTGCCGGTACTGGCATGTCGCTGGAGG AcctaaataaacacaaaaaagatAATAGGCCGCCAGTGAAGGCTTCAACGCCTTCATCTACGACAACATCAGCACAAAATACCCCCAAACGAACATCAAATTTGATGTCAACCTCAATGATTGTGTCATCGTCTTCACGTTTGTCCAGCGCTGAGAAGAAAACCCCAGCTAAACGG GAGTCAGCGACACCCAAATCATCCTCCACACCCAAATCGCTTTCGAAGACGTCCAGTTCGGATCGCTTGAATAGAGCTAGCAAGGATTTAATGAGCAAATCGTTAATCTCACCTTCTCCGAGTCAGACACTTTCACGAAGTGAAAAAGACAAGTCGTCAACAATTGAACGCAAGAAAGAGGACGTTCCTGCTCCTCCGGTGCAAAGCAAAGAAGAAAAGAACTCTTTGAATATTGCGAAATCCGAGGCTGAGTCTACGGCCGAAGCACTTGCTGCACCGATTGAGCTAGCTCCAGCCGCAGCTGAAACAGTGAACTCAGATCATGTAGCAACTACAGCTGAAAGTGTAGAAGCTGTGGCGCCAGAGACAACTGTTAATGAAACAGCAACGCAGCAGTTGGTCGATGCTGAGCCTGTAGAGTTGAATCAAGCCGGCACCGCTGTCTTGCCGCCAgtacagcaacagcaaacagcAGTAGCACAGCCACAGCCCCAACCACAACCACGCTCGCAAAACGGCAGCAAAGAGAACTCGGAAGTGCGTGAGCTTACGCCCCCAACACAAAATGGTGAGAATAATGATTTGATGACCGCCTCAATGATCGCCAGAAGCAAGATCACAACCGAAGAGGAGGCGAAGGCCGCATTGGCTGAACGTCGTCGTTTGGCACGTGAGGAGGCTGAGCGACAGGCCGAATTGGAGCGTCAACGCCTCGAGGCCGAACGTCTTGCCGAACTGAAACGTCAAGAGGAGGAGGCCGAACGTCAACGCGCTTTCGAAGAGGAAGCCAATCGTTTAGCTCAGGAACAACGTCGTGCCGAGGAAGAGCGTTTGCGCCAAGCTATTGAA gagGCAaagcaaaaagaagaagaagagcgtCGCAAACGTGAAGATGAAGAGAAGCAACGCGTACAACGCGAGGAGGCCGAAAAGAAGGCCAAGGAGGAAGCGGAGAAACAACGCATTGAGGTTGCCGAACGTCTTAAACGAGAGGAAAAGGAGCGCGAAGAACGACGCAAACGCGTTGAGGCGATCATGTCGCGCACACGTAAAGGTGCCAGTGGTGGAGGTAGCGCGACAACACCCAACTCCACGCCAGTAAAG GAAAGCACAACGCCCAAATCGGCAGCTGACAATTTGCAACAGCAAACTCAACAGGAACAATCctttacaactacaacaactgcaGTGACTAATGCTGTCAGCAGCACTGATAGCAGCTCAACATCGGGCTCCACAACGACTGCGACCACACCAAATCCGCCACAAAACATTGCCGCCGTTCCCACAGCTGTGGTGAGCGTGGTGCCCACAAATGAGAAGGTGGAGCCGCAAAATACGCAGGCTATGTACGAGCAAGCTGTAATTGACAAGGAAGCTGCGCTTATAAACAGTTTCTCCAATATGCTGATAGATGAGAATGCGAAAAATCTccatcaacatcaacaacaacagcaacagcaacatttcCAGCAACCAACACAAATTCTCGAGGTGAGCAATGGAAAATTGCCAATTAACAGTGATGTGCTATTGCAAaataccacaacaacagcaacaacaataaatacgacTGCCGTTGCAAACGGCAACGGCCATCACATCGAAAATttgaacaacaaaaa TGATATCAATAACCTGCAGGATGCCGTAACACCAGCAAATCAGTTAATTGATTTAAGCATTGAGTCACAAGATATCAACAATGCAGTtaacttcaacaacaacaacagtttgttaaacacaacaacaaccgcaacacTAGTCACTGCAGATAGTCACGATAATAAAg ATATTTCACTGCTGTGA
- the Map7d2_1 gene encoding ensconsin isoform X8, with protein sequence MASLVGEQQISSNNQEAEPVQKVDSREGSVERKVCKDRDEKLKLARERQNEERQRKIEELKAQAEAAQRYREQKEEERRRRIDEIRQRDTEKRHQVEERKRAITEAEKERREYILRKNQERESRLETKKGPRSTVAFAFGSSTPRLLEPDFGLVSPSTYLGHRRSTSISNVTGASLSRRSSERELNDSGAKKRATSAGGTDRHEDHRRKSSSMYEVFNWGYSNDEPPKRFSLSIVGSEINIDDPPAATGTATATAGNNLRTHTAHQQPQHHQHSSNNNNHSNTNTSGHRQNVAIDSTRTATTSSQSATAAAATFNYSNDSVDSHATQIVFRSVARRKTDLMPTIPSPRDGHYGSRSSLSHTPRTPDLNKHKKDNRPPVKASTPSSTTTSAQNTPKRTSNLMSTSMIVSSSSRLSSAEKKTPAKRESATPKSSSTPKSLSKTSSSDRLNRASKDLMSKSLISPSPSQTLSRSEKDKSSTIERKKEDVPAPPVQSKEEKNSLNIAKSEAESTAEALAAPIELAPAAAETVNSDHVATTAESVEAVAPETTVNETATQQLVDAEPVELNQAGTAVLPPVQQQQTAVAQPQPQPQPRSQNGSKENSEVRELTPPTQNGENNDLMTASMIARSKITTEEEAKAALAERRRLAREEAERQAELERQRLEAERLAELKRQEEEAERQRAFEEEANRLAQEQRRAEEERLRQAIEEAKQKEEEERRKREDEEKQRVQREEAEKKAKEEAEKQRIEVAERLKREEKEREERRKRVEAIMSRTRKGASGGGSATTPNSTPVKESTTPKSAADNLQQQTQQEQSFTTTTTAVTNAVSSTDSSSTSGSTTTATTPNPPQNIAAVPTAVVSVVPTNEKVEPQNTQAMYEQAVIDKEAALINSFSNMLIDENAKNLHQHQQQQQQQHFQQPTQILEVSNGKLPINSDVLLQNTTTTATTINTTAVANGNGHHIENLNNKNDINNLQDAVTPANQLIDLSIESQDINNAVNFNNNNSLLNTTTTATLVTADSHDNKDISLL encoded by the exons atggcGAGTCTTGTGGGCGAACAgcaaatttcatcaaataatCAAGAAG CTGAACCAGTTCAGAAAGTCGATAGCCGAGAAGGCAGTGTCGAACGCAAAg TGTGTAAAGACCGTGACGAGAAGCTAAAGTTGGCACGGGAGCGTCAAAATGAAGAAAGACAAAGGAAAATCGAAGAGCTAAAAGCGCAAGCGGAAGCGGCGCAACGATATCGCGAACAAAAAGAAGAGGAACGTCGCCGCCGCATAGATGAGATACGACAACGCGACACGGAGAAGCGACACCAAGTCGAAGAACGTAAACGCGCCATAACCGAGGCGGAAAAGGAGCGCCGCGAATATATATTGCGGAAGAATCAG GAACGCGAATCCCGCTTGGAAACAAAGAAAGGTCCCCGCAGTACAGTGGCCTTTGCTTTTGGCTCATCCACACCACGCCTACTGGAGCCCGATTTTGGACTGGTATCGCCAAGCACTTATCTGGGTCATCGACG ATCGACGTCGATCTCGAATGTTACTGGTGCTTCATTATCACGTCGTAGTTCTGAACGTGAACTGAACGACAGTGGTGCCAAGAAGCGAGCAACATCAGCCGGTGGCACGGATCGGCATGAAG ATCATCGTCGTAAGTCATCATCCATGTATGAAGTTTTCAATTGGGGATACTCGAACGATGAGCCACCCAAACGTTTTTCGCTATCCATTGTGGGCAGTGAAATCAATATTGATGATCCCCCAGCTGCCACAGGCACAGCTACAGCAACTGCAGGCAACAATTTACGCACTCACACTGCCCATCAACAGCCACAGCATCATcagcacagcagcaacaacaacaaccatagtaATACAAATACAAGTGGGCATAGACAAAATGTTGCAATAGACTCTAcacgaacagcaacaacaagcagtcAATCGGCTACCGCAGCAGCAGCGACATTTAATTACTCTA ACGATAGCGTCGATAGTCATGCAACACAAATCGTGTTTAGAAGTGTAGCCCGCAGAAAAACCGATTTGATGCCGACAATACCCAGCCCCAGGGACGGGCATTACGGTTCCAGATCGTCACTGAGCCACACGCCACGCACCCCAG AcctaaataaacacaaaaaagatAATAGGCCGCCAGTGAAGGCTTCAACGCCTTCATCTACGACAACATCAGCACAAAATACCCCCAAACGAACATCAAATTTGATGTCAACCTCAATGATTGTGTCATCGTCTTCACGTTTGTCCAGCGCTGAGAAGAAAACCCCAGCTAAACGG GAGTCAGCGACACCCAAATCATCCTCCACACCCAAATCGCTTTCGAAGACGTCCAGTTCGGATCGCTTGAATAGAGCTAGCAAGGATTTAATGAGCAAATCGTTAATCTCACCTTCTCCGAGTCAGACACTTTCACGAAGTGAAAAAGACAAGTCGTCAACAATTGAACGCAAGAAAGAGGACGTTCCTGCTCCTCCGGTGCAAAGCAAAGAAGAAAAGAACTCTTTGAATATTGCGAAATCCGAGGCTGAGTCTACGGCCGAAGCACTTGCTGCACCGATTGAGCTAGCTCCAGCCGCAGCTGAAACAGTGAACTCAGATCATGTAGCAACTACAGCTGAAAGTGTAGAAGCTGTGGCGCCAGAGACAACTGTTAATGAAACAGCAACGCAGCAGTTGGTCGATGCTGAGCCTGTAGAGTTGAATCAAGCCGGCACCGCTGTCTTGCCGCCAgtacagcaacagcaaacagcAGTAGCACAGCCACAGCCCCAACCACAACCACGCTCGCAAAACGGCAGCAAAGAGAACTCGGAAGTGCGTGAGCTTACGCCCCCAACACAAAATGGTGAGAATAATGATTTGATGACCGCCTCAATGATCGCCAGAAGCAAGATCACAACCGAAGAGGAGGCGAAGGCCGCATTGGCTGAACGTCGTCGTTTGGCACGTGAGGAGGCTGAGCGACAGGCCGAATTGGAGCGTCAACGCCTCGAGGCCGAACGTCTTGCCGAACTGAAACGTCAAGAGGAGGAGGCCGAACGTCAACGCGCTTTCGAAGAGGAAGCCAATCGTTTAGCTCAGGAACAACGTCGTGCCGAGGAAGAGCGTTTGCGCCAAGCTATTGAA gagGCAaagcaaaaagaagaagaagagcgtCGCAAACGTGAAGATGAAGAGAAGCAACGCGTACAACGCGAGGAGGCCGAAAAGAAGGCCAAGGAGGAAGCGGAGAAACAACGCATTGAGGTTGCCGAACGTCTTAAACGAGAGGAAAAGGAGCGCGAAGAACGACGCAAACGCGTTGAGGCGATCATGTCGCGCACACGTAAAGGTGCCAGTGGTGGAGGTAGCGCGACAACACCCAACTCCACGCCAGTAAAG GAAAGCACAACGCCCAAATCGGCAGCTGACAATTTGCAACAGCAAACTCAACAGGAACAATCctttacaactacaacaactgcaGTGACTAATGCTGTCAGCAGCACTGATAGCAGCTCAACATCGGGCTCCACAACGACTGCGACCACACCAAATCCGCCACAAAACATTGCCGCCGTTCCCACAGCTGTGGTGAGCGTGGTGCCCACAAATGAGAAGGTGGAGCCGCAAAATACGCAGGCTATGTACGAGCAAGCTGTAATTGACAAGGAAGCTGCGCTTATAAACAGTTTCTCCAATATGCTGATAGATGAGAATGCGAAAAATCTccatcaacatcaacaacaacagcaacagcaacatttcCAGCAACCAACACAAATTCTCGAGGTGAGCAATGGAAAATTGCCAATTAACAGTGATGTGCTATTGCAAaataccacaacaacagcaacaacaataaatacgacTGCCGTTGCAAACGGCAACGGCCATCACATCGAAAATttgaacaacaaaaa TGATATCAATAACCTGCAGGATGCCGTAACACCAGCAAATCAGTTAATTGATTTAAGCATTGAGTCACAAGATATCAACAATGCAGTtaacttcaacaacaacaacagtttgttaaacacaacaacaaccgcaacacTAGTCACTGCAGATAGTCACGATAATAAAg ATATTTCACTGCTGTGA